One stretch of Schlesneria sp. DSM 10557 DNA includes these proteins:
- a CDS encoding DUF1398 domain-containing protein, with translation MRLPYYLPSGQSLVVASPHEPFPTGGEFLVAAVQDAVGQSQRNEHSYCDFVRKTMAAGCVGYFVQISGRRVIYFGRNGESHVEHFPGADA, from the coding sequence GTGCGCTTACCCTATTACTTGCCCAGCGGGCAGTCTCTGGTCGTCGCTTCGCCGCACGAGCCTTTCCCCACCGGGGGCGAATTCCTGGTTGCCGCCGTCCAGGACGCGGTCGGGCAAAGTCAGCGGAATGAACACAGCTACTGCGATTTCGTTCGCAAAACCATGGCTGCGGGCTGCGTCGGTTACTTCGTACAAATCAGCGGCCGACGGGTCATCTACTTCGGACGAAACGGCGAAAGCCACGTCGAACACTTTCCGGGTGCCGACGCATAG